A genomic segment from Gossypium hirsutum isolate 1008001.06 chromosome D04, Gossypium_hirsutum_v2.1, whole genome shotgun sequence encodes:
- the LOC107898023 gene encoding ankyrin repeat-containing protein NPR4-like, which translates to MNEEVAEKPVCPIGLPNISADINLEKTRDAHLVVAALIVTVTFAAAITVPGGFKSEEGSDQGTPYLIHEVAFRTFVVTNALAFSLSLSTHFIHFGMLLPLFPKPLGSITSKLFIVDVILGLALVAMGIAFSTTTYIVLKPSLGLATLTLFSMFYFARNLCLYT; encoded by the coding sequence ATGAATGAAGAAGTTGCGGAGAAACCAGTTTGTCCCATTGGCTTGCCAAACATATCTGCAGATATAAACTTGGAGAAAACAAGAGATGCTCATTTAGTAGTGGCAGCACTTATAGTCACCGTCACATTCGCAGCGGCAATAACTGTTCCAGGTGGTTTCAAGAGTGAAGAAGGTTCAGACCAGGGCACTCCTTATCTGATTCATGAGGTAGCTTTTAGAACATTTGTTGTAACAAATGCATTGGCCTTTAGTCTCTCTCTTTCTACCCACTTCATCCACTTTGGGATGCTGCTTcctctttttccaaaaccgcTTGGTTCAATTACGTCTAAATTGTTCATCGTTGATGTGATCCTTGGCCTTGCACTTGTTGCCATGGGGATTGCTTTTAGCACAACCACTTATATAGTCTTAAAACCTTCGCTTGGACTTGCCACCCTgacattattttctatgttttattttgctCGAAATTTATGCCTGTATAcataa
- the LOC107898608 gene encoding ankyrin repeat-containing protein ITN1 produces the protein MQAYASKYLTEKAFGRNRSTKMEPREPEQNITHMEASLYKAAAEGNIEVFNNNQGLQLESLKTPNQDNVLHVNLATQEIFNFPELKIFSVVLASLIRFLNSEVLASLNRFLNSFLTTIERKIKSDFIKKKPDFVEQILSKCPSLLLQTNAKGQTPLHVAAGYGHSAIVKLLINSCAKARDGDFELGMDQVSAVREMLRIRDQESNTALHEAAGCGNVEVVKALLEFEDPDFPYSANKKQETPLYIAAKRRDGGVLNVILEKSKSTAHGGPHGRTALHAAAMAGYSEAIRVILETKGNLTKERDEDGYTPLHYAAHLGYISVVEEVLKWDVSAAYIGDKKRGMTPLLMAARQGHFETVSKIHSLCPDCCEKVDNKGLSLLHYLAFRGSSSLIQSSFFKYYPFFKYGSSEIVYGSFGNLRKLEGAFGMTPQEVNNALRSEKHHHKQKQIKELLEEIENDQVAEEPVCRFPIQNVSTESLEKQREAHLIVAALIATVAFAAAITVPGGLQSEKGSEQGTPLLIHEAAFKAFVVTNALAFLFSVSALTTHFGVLDNLFSRFKFYRQTVLYRTRVVSGILGYATLAMVIAFSTGSYVVLKPSHRLAIVSWLIGPAILLYFYGILNPSIHMEI, from the exons ATGCAGGCATATGCAAGCAAGTACCTAACTGAAAAGGCATTCG GAAGAAATAGATCCACAAAAATGGAACCTCGGGAGCCTGAACAGAACATCACTCACATGGAGGCTTCGCTGTATAAGGCAGCGGCAGAAGGCAACATTGAAGTATTCAATAATAACCAGGGGCTTCAACTTGAGTCGCTAAAGACCCCAAACCAAGACAACGTGCTCCATGTTAACTTGGCTACCCAGGAGATTTTCAATTTCCCAGAACTCAAAATCTTCTCCGTAGTACTTGCATCATTGATTCGGTTTTTGAATTCCGAAGTACTTGCATCATTGAATCGGTTTTTGAATTCTTTCCTTACTAcgatagaaagaaaaataaaatcagattttataaaaaaaaaaccagatTTTGTCGAACAAATTCTGAGCAAGTGTCCGTCACTGCTACTCCAAACGAATGCTAAAGGTCAAACTCCTTTGCACGTTGCAGCAGGGTATGGACATTCTGCTATTGTGAAACTTCTAATCAATTCTTGCGCAAAAGCTAGGGATGGAGATTTTGAGCTGGGAATGGATCAAGTAAGTGCAGTGAGGGAGATGCTGAGGATTAGGGATCAAGAATCCAACACGGCTTTACATGAAGCAGCAGGGTGTGGCAATGTTGAAGTGGTGAAAGCATTGTTGGAGTTTGAAGACCCTGATTTTCCATATTCTGCCAATAAAAAACAGGAGACTCCACTTTATATTGCAGCTAAGAGAAGAGACGGCGGCGTGCTGAATGTAATATTAGAGAAATCAAAATCAACAGCTCATGGCGGCCCCCACGGTAGAACAGCTTTGCATGCAGCAGCCATGGCTGGATATTCAG AGGCAATAAGGGTAATATTAGAGACGAAGGGGAATTTGACAAAGGAAAGAGATGAAGATGGGTACACCCCTCTTCATTATGCTGCACACTTAGGTTACATTTCTGTTGTGGAAGAAGTGTTAAAATGGGATGTATCAGCTGCCTATATAGGTGATAAAAAGAGGGGGATGACACCTCTTCTTATGGCAGCCAGGCAAGGTCATTTTGAAACAGTTTCAAAGATTCATTCTTTATGTCCAGATTGTTGTGAAAAAGTGGACAACAAAGGTTTGAGTTTACTTCATTATCTGGCTTTTAGAGGCTCTTCCTCCCTAATACAGAGTTCATTTTTCAAGTACTATCCATTTTTCAAGTATGGTAGTAGTGAGATTGTATATGGATCATTCGGAAATCTAAGAAAGTTGGAAGGTGCCTTTGGAATGACACCTCAAGAAGTTAATAATGCACTTCGATCTGAGAAACATcatcataaacag AAGCAAATCAAAGAATTGTTGGAAGAAATTGAGAATGATCAAGTGGCGGAGGAACCAGTTTGTCGCTTTCCCATACAAAATGTTTCTACAGAAAGTTTGGAGAAGCAAAGAGAGGCTCATTTAATAGTGGCAGCACTTATAGCCACCGTCGCATTCGCAGCAGCAATAACTGTTCCAGGTGGTTTGCAGAGTGAAAAAGGGTCAGAGCAAGGCACTCCCCTTTTGATTCATGAGGCAGCGTTTAAAGCATTTGTTGTTACAAATGCATTGgcctttcttttctctgtttCTGCCCTCACCACCCACTTTGGGGTTCTGGATAATCTATTTTCACGATTTAAATTTTATCGTCAAACAGTTTTATATCGAACTCGGGTTGTTTCTGGGATCCTTGGCTATGCAACGTTGGCAATGGTGATTGCTTTCAGCACAGGTAGTTATGTGGTCTTAAAACCTTCCCACAGACTTGCCATTGTTTCGTGGCTCATCGGCCCTGCCATTTTACTCTATTTTTATGGAATTTTGAATCCTTCAATACATATGgaaatataa
- the LOC107898611 gene encoding uncharacterized protein, whose amino-acid sequence MSDWGPIIVALVLFVLLTPGLLFQVPGHHRCVEFGNFKTSGASILVHSLLYFGLICVFLLAIKVHLYLG is encoded by the coding sequence ATGTCGGACTGGGGTCCAATTATCGTGGCGTTGGTTCTTTTCGTGCTGCTAACGCCGGGGTTGTTGTTTCAAGTTCCCGGCCACCACAGGTGCGTGGAGTTCGGCAACTTTAAGACCAGTGGGGCTTCGATTCTCGTACATTCGTTGTTGTATTTTGGGCTCATTTGTGTGTTTTTGTTGGCTATTAAGGTTCATTTGTATTTAGGTTGA